A stretch of Gossypium hirsutum isolate 1008001.06 chromosome A06, Gossypium_hirsutum_v2.1, whole genome shotgun sequence DNA encodes these proteins:
- the LOC107963401 gene encoding FCS-Like Zinc finger 17 encodes MIMKARRRFKRVEEGSEGEEGKKKNNPISANFCKSSTVVVGLRILTQIPQGKQSATLVKPPLKITLPTSTNPHRAHELQPNQYSCFLKSCYLCNKNLSLDKEVFMYRGDQGFCSIECRGRQIVLDEMRELELSSKQMIPSYRHCNAVSGRRHTRLLK; translated from the exons ATGATTATGAAAGCTAGGAGGCGTTTCAAGCGGGTAGAAGAAGGCAGTGAAGGTGAAGAGGGCAAGAAGAAGAACAACCCCATTTCTGCAAACTTTTGTAAGAGCTCAACAGTTGTTGTTGGGCTGAGAATCCTTACACAAATCCCACAGGGAAAACAATCTGCTACTCTCGTTAAGCCTCCATTGAAAATTACCCTTCCCACCTCTACTAACCCTCATCGTGCTCATGAGTTGCAACCTAATCAATATTCTTGCTTTCTCAAATCATGTTATCTGTGCAACAAGAACTTAAGCCTAGATAAAGAAGTTTTCATGTACAG GGGTGACCAAGGGTTTTGCAGCATAGAGTGCAGGGGCAGGCAAATTGTTTTGGATGAAATGAGGGAACTTGAACTGTCTTCTAAACAAATGATACCATCTTATAGGCACTGTAATGCCGTCTCTGGCCGACGACACACCCGTCTCCTCAAATAG